The Meiothermus sp. QL-1 DNA window TTCCCGTCATCGTCGAGACCTGGTTCGTGACCGAGCATGGGGGGATGGGCCATTACCGGCTTTTGGTGGGGTATGACGATGCCCAGGGGTTCTTCCATGCTCTGGACAGCTACCTAGGCCCTAGGGTAAGGCTGCCTTACGCCGAGCTGGACCGGCTTTGGCAGGTCTTCAACCGCACCTATCTGGTGGTCTATCCAAAACACCGGCGGCTCGAGCTGGGTCCCAGGGCTTCGGCAGAGGCCGAGCTGGGGTTGGCCCTGCGGCGGGCCCGCCAGGAGATAGCCCAGAACCCCCTCGACCCCTTCGCCTGGTTCAACCTGGGCAGCAGCCTGCTGCAGCGGGGCGAGCCCTGGGCGGCAGCCCAGGCTTTCGATCGTTCGCGGCAGCTTCCGTTCGACCAAAGCCTTGACCCCCGCCGTCCCTCCGGCGTGCCCCATGGTTGGCCCTGGCGGATGCTCTGGTACCAGTTTGGCCCTTACGCGGCTTACTACCAGACCGGACGCTACCCGGAGGTGATCAAACTGGCCAGCGATGTGCTGGCCAGGGCCCCTGACCACGAGGAGAGCTACTACTGGCGTGCCATGGCGCGGAAGGCCCTGGGCGACGGGGCTGGGGCCCGGGCCGACCTGCAGGCCGCGCTGCGCTTCAGGCCCGGCTACCCCGAGGCCCTGCGGGCCCTGCAGGCTTTTTAGCTGGAAGCTTGCGCAGATGCGAACGGTTACCATTCTCAAAAACTATATATTCCGACTGGAATACTTGACATTAGGGCCGCAGCCCCATAGACTCCACCCTGGAGTCGGCAACGACTTTGGAGGTGTGAAGCATGGGATTGCAGAGACTTCTGGTTGCGGCGGTGGTGCTCGCTGTTGGTCTGGTGGCGGCTCAACAACAAACCCTAACCGTCTACAGCGGCCGGGGCCAGGGGCTGGTGGAGCCCTTGGTCCGGCAGTTTGAGGCCGAGACCGGCATCAAGGTCAACGTGCGCTACGGCCGCGATGCCGAGATTCTGGCTGCTTTGCAAGAAGAAGGCAGCCGCAGCCCGGCCGATGTCTTCTGGGCCAACACCGCTGGGGCCCTGGGGGCTGCTTCTGAGCGGGGGCTTTTCATTCCGCTGGCCAGCTCGCTTACCCAGCGGGCCACTGCCTTTGTTCCGGCCAGCCGGCAGTGGGTGCCCCTGACGGTGCGGCTCAGGGTGCTGGCCTACAACCCGGCCCGGGTCAAGCCAGAGGACCTACCCAAAAGCATCCTGGACCTGCCCAAGCTCACCCAGTACAGGGGCCGCATCGGCTGGACCCCTACCTACAGCAGCTTCCAGGACATGGTTGCGGCCATGGTGGTGCAGTTCGGCGAGGCCCGCACCCGCCAGTGGCTGGCCGAGATGAAGGCCCTGGAGCCCAAGGCCTACCCCTCCAACCCGGCCATGATGGAGGCTATTCGTGCGGGGGAGATCGACCTGGGTTCCACCAACCACTACTACATCCAGCGCTTTGTGCGGGCGGGCCAGCAGATAGGCACCTACTACTTTGCCGACGGGGACGCGGGCAACCTGGCGCTGGTCACGGGGGCCGGCATCCTCAGGACCAGCAGGAACGTCTCCACCGCCAACCGCTTTTTGCTCTGGCTGCTTTCGCCCAAGGCCCAGCAGTTCTTTGCCAGCGAGATCATCGAGTACCCCGTGGCGCGGGGGGTGGTATTGAGCAGCAGCCTGCTGCCTTTGAACCAGGCAGTGGCCAAGAGCCCCAGGGTGGATTTTGAAAAGCTTCCCTTGGAGACGGCGCTGCGGCTTTTGCGCGAGGCAGGCCTGCTGTAGGGCCGCTTCCCTTCCCGGCGCACCTGGGTGCGCCGGTTTTTCATGTGCCCCCATGCCAGCCCACAGCACAGGTGGCCCCAGCCAGGAAGGCTAGACTGTATAAGGCATGGATGCCGCAACTTTCACCCGCCAGTTTGCCGAGCAGACCATGAAGCAGTTTGGCCTCAGGGAGGAGGACGTCAAGCTCTTTACTTTTGTGCCGGAGCCCGACTAGGACCAGGACGAGATCGAGCAGGTCAAAGAGCAGGTGCGCCAGCACCTCGGCCTCGGGGGTGTGCTGGCTCTGGAGGACGCCATGCGGAAGCCCAAGAGGCACCCGAAGGCCTCGCAGGGCATCTTCTTCCTCAAGAACGGGGAAAGCCTTATCGCAGAGCAGAATCTCCCTATGTGGGCATAGAAGGCGGGGCGGGCAACCTGTCGGGGTGCTCCCTCATCCCCATTTCAGCCTGCTGGGCCTGGTGAATCCTATGGTGCTGGGGGTAGGGAGTGCCGTCTTCTGCCAGGGGCGCCTGGTGCTGCCATCGGGCCGGCCCTAGAGCTAGCCGATCAGTCCTCGAGCAGCCCCACGAAGCTCTGGGGGTCGGGGTCTATGCGCAGCCGCGCCCCGCGCACAGGGGGCAGGTTCTCCATCAGGGCCTGGATGCGGGCTTCCGAGCTTTTGAGCAAGAGGTGAAACACGTACTGGCCCCGCAGGCGGGCCACGGGGGCTGGGGCCGGGCCCAGGAGCTCGCCCGGCTCGGCTTTAGGTTTGAGCGCTGCAGCAAGCTGGAGGATGGCGTCGCGGGCCACGGGCTCCTTGGGGTGGGCCACCTCGAGCTTCACCATCCGGCAGGCTGGGGGGTAGCCCAAACTTTGGCGCAGGGCCAGCTCGCGGGCCATGAAGCTCTGCGGGTCGGCTTGCTCGAGGGCCTGGTGGGCGGGGTGCGCAGGCTCGAAGGTCTGCAGGGCCAGCAAAGGGCGGCGCCTGGGGTGCAGGTCGGCAAGCTGCCACAAGAGCCGGTGGTAGCGCTCGGCGGCGCGAAAGTCGGACTCGAGGATGAACCCGTCGGCATAGGGCAGGAGCACC harbors:
- a CDS encoding C39 family peptidase is translated as MRIWLVGILLLGAPVWASSLLLTGARHEYQRFNNCGPATLAMALSYWGSSLTQQQIAPVLKPNKSDKNVSPEEMARYARGLGFGVHLGVGGDLALLRQLLRGGFPVIVETWFVTEHGGMGHYRLLVGYDDAQGFFHALDSYLGPRVRLPYAELDRLWQVFNRTYLVVYPKHRRLELGPRASAEAELGLALRRARQEIAQNPLDPFAWFNLGSSLLQRGEPWAAAQAFDRSRQLPFDQSLDPRRPSGVPHGWPWRMLWYQFGPYAAYYQTGRYPEVIKLASDVLARAPDHEESYYWRAMARKALGDGAGARADLQAALRFRPGYPEALRALQAF
- a CDS encoding iron ABC transporter substrate-binding protein, with product MGLQRLLVAAVVLAVGLVAAQQQTLTVYSGRGQGLVEPLVRQFEAETGIKVNVRYGRDAEILAALQEEGSRSPADVFWANTAGALGAASERGLFIPLASSLTQRATAFVPASRQWVPLTVRLRVLAYNPARVKPEDLPKSILDLPKLTQYRGRIGWTPTYSSFQDMVAAMVVQFGEARTRQWLAEMKALEPKAYPSNPAMMEAIRAGEIDLGSTNHYYIQRFVRAGQQIGTYYFADGDAGNLALVTGAGILRTSRNVSTANRFLLWLLSPKAQQFFASEIIEYPVARGVVLSSSLLPLNQAVAKSPRVDFEKLPLETALRLLREAGLL